The sequence below is a genomic window from Lepus europaeus isolate LE1 chromosome 20, mLepTim1.pri, whole genome shotgun sequence.
cagaaggtggcccaagtccttgggccctagcacctgcatgggagacccggaagaacctcctggctcctgactttggattgaaccagctctggcccttggggccatttggggaatgaaccagcagatggaagatctctatttctccctctgtctcttcctttctgcaactctttctttcaaataaataaataaatataaaaaaaaaatagcatgtgtGGGTAggtttgatttttgctttttttttttttttttttttgacaggcagagtggacagtgagagaaacagagagaaaggtcttccttattgccgttggttcactctccaatggccgctgcggccggcgcatcgcgctgatccgaaacctggagccaggtgcttctcctggtctcccacgcgggtgcagggcccaagcacttgggccatcctccactgccttcccaggccattgatttttgctttaaaaaaaaaaagatttttttatttatttgaaagagttacagagagatcttccatctgctggttcactccccaaatggccgcaatggccagagctgagctgatccaaagccaggagccaggagcttcttccgggtctcccacgtggatgtaggagcccaaggacttgggccatcttctactgccttcccaggtcatagcagagagctggatcagaagaggagcagccgagagtTGAACCGGTGcaaaggggatgctggcacaacaggcagctttatccactacaccatagcgcttgCCCCTCAAGTATTTCTTCTTTAAGAATCCACTTCTTCATTGTTTCTGTCAGTGTCCTTGGACTAAACTGAATGCAAAACAATAGAATTTCTGTATTTGTCACTATATTGTACCTTCATCTCAGCTATGCTCACTCTTTCATCTATAATCATCTAAATTTGACCCTTAACAGCTGATGCAGATCAGTCCCTATCACTTCATGAAAACCATAAGATGGAGAAGCAAAAAAGTATCCAGAACATTCTCAGGTAAAGATTAGTTGAGGGCATGgcgcagtggtgcagcaggttaaagccctggcctgcagcactggcatcccatatgggtgccagttcaaatcccagctgttccacttccgatccagctctctgcttgtggcctgggaaggcagtttctacttgggcccctgcacccacgagggagacccagaagaagctcctggttcctggcttcgaattggcctagctccggccattgcagccatttggcaggtgaaccagcagatggaagacctctcattgtCTCTacttcactctgtaactctttcagataaataaatctttaaaaaaaaaaagaagatcagTTGCTCACAGGTATTTAACCTATGGTGACTCTGGATACCCCACCAAAACagtgaagttctctctctcttgctgtctcatAAACTGTGAGACCAAAGGCAGTAAGAAAAGAGATAATTACAGCAAAACTTCAGAAGCTgaaaaatggatggatggatggtgactGATTTATAGCAGACTTTTTTGAAAAGGCTGAATCTCAAGTAAgaaaatccaaaaaacaaaacaagaacttTACACCACATACTACTGAAAATGGAGATACAGGAGGAACTTACATTAAAAACAGGAATCTATGAAGCGATTTTATTCCTAAATTCTGAACACCCTCCAAAATCTTCCCCACTGCAGAAAACCTGAGGTCTAGTTCTCGAAGGGCATAAAGCAGTTAAGGATCTGATACCACACTGAAAAATGGTCCTGAGACCAAGCCTCCTCACCTAACcttttccctgtctctcaggacccagACACTTAGTGGTCTACACTCCACACTTGCCAGCAAAGTATGGACTTCTCCAGGGTCTCTGGCCAGCTCACAAGGAAAGATCTAAATATCTGAACTTTGGAGATAacctccaaaaaataaaatctagtgATATGACAGTTTCCCCTTGTCCATGGGGTACAGGTTCCAAGACCCCCAGGAGATGCCTGAAGCCACAGATAGTAGCAAGCCGATAACTGTTTTGAATTACGTATACATACTTCTGATGAAGTTTAATTTGTAAGTTAGGCACAGTATGATCTTTACAGACTCAATGTTTTTCTCTCCTTAAGTTAAGAACCTTCACCTTTTCACCTACAGGAAGCAATTTTGGCTTCTCTTTGGCAAATCTAAATTACCAGCATCACTCACTCCTCTTGTGTTTTAGGGCAAAGTCAGTGTGCCTTGAACACAAGGAATCCTTTCTGACTGTCGCTTTCACAACTGGGACAGCTATGAGCAACCATCAGGCGAGTAGCACATACAGCACAGATATGATATGGGGAACAGAGTAGGCAGGAAGTTAGGGAAAAATGaggtggaagacttttccacAATTTCTGTCTCTAACCCTGCATCTTAGTGCCACCTCCTTGCATGCCAATTCAGTACACCCACTTTCCCACGAGGTACTCAGGTCTCCTCCCACAGCAGGGAGAGGGCGTTGTGATGAGCGTGTGTCAGCTGAGCTCCAGGTGGAGATACCATGAAGCACCTCATCTGTGTATTCGACTAAGGCTCCACCCGCTACCACATAAAGAGGACCGCTGGACACAGGGGTGGCCCTTTTGGGCCTTCTTTCACGCTCTCTCCTTGTGGgcagccctctctttctctttggccCTCTAACAGCCAGTATCTCTCTTCATGGGGTTACCCACACTCACACCTGAGTGTATACTCACTCTTCTCACTTTAAATAAACCTTGCCCTCATCACTACACTTCACatatgtctctgctttgaattcttacctCATAGGgggcaagagcctggaataaaAACTGGGAAGCACATTCCTACAACAGATATACTGGACAAAGGGATGGGAAACAGCCTGAGCAAAACACAGCAGGACAGTGAGATCCATCATGCTACTCGGAACACTGTGGCATTTAAACTTATGAATTTATATTTCTGGAatcttccatttaatatttttggcctACAGTTGACTACTAGTAAATCAAAGTGGGAAGCAAAGCTGCAGGTAAAGGGAGTCTCTGTCTCTGGCCCCCGGGAGGCATTGCCAAATGCTTGGCACTTCCTAAGTGATAAGTGGTTTTGTTGGTCATGGCAAGCCCCGGGACCACACCTGCAGTCTGTATCAATGAAGTGGCCCTAGATATTTTTATGCTACTGAGATGACTCAGGATGGGGGCTGGCCATGCCAGAAAGACCAATATGATCACAGACTTGGGGATTTTCAGGCAACCTctagggagaggaggagggctggAGACAGAGTGGCCAGTCATTCTATCAACTGTGCTTATACAGCAAAACCCCAaacaaagaccaaaaaaaaacaaaaacaaaaaccaaaaaccaaaacgcTGTACACTGGAATTTGAGGGAATTTCCCTGGTTGGCAGTCCTCTGCATATGGTGATGTATTGATGTGCCTCAATGTCCCAGGAGAGTTGTGTGTCCTGACTTCGCAGGGACAGGTCAGTGGAAATTGCACTTGGAACCCCACCAGATCTGACCTTACCTGTGTCTCCCTGTGGCTGGTTCAGACAATACTCCTATGCTGCATGTAATATAACTGCATACTcctgtgaattctgtgagttgtTCTAGGAGATTATTAAACACGAGGGGTATTTAGAATCTCCAAGCGAACAGCCAGCTACGTGGAAGTGAGAATGGCATGTCCAAAATCGAGGCTGTTGCCCAAAGTGAGGGCAGTCTTGTCGAGTCTGGCCTCACTCAGGTGGCTGATATCAGAAGTCACTGTAAACAGTAAACACACATCTACGGAAATGtccctgccagctcccagctcccagccccgacagctgcagccatctgggaaatgaaccagcagatggaagatctcgctctaactctgtctttcaagtaaataagtgaatctttaataattttttgaaaaaagatattttcaaatatacagGGACTTAAAACTCATTTTCACCTTTCTCAGAACCTACCAGAAGATCTATTCCCCTAACTTCAGTAGGTAACCAATGAAGAAGCTACAGAATtctagggaaattttttttttttttttttttaattctaggaAACTGAATTTAACACAAGAAAACACACAGGAATCCCCAGGAATGTAGTACAGTGAAATCTACAATTCACTGCTGCAAACCTAAAAAGCAAAGGGTCTACAACAGAGTCAATCAGAAGCCCCTGGGAAAGCATCTTTAAGACAGGGAaagtctgggccggcgctgtggcgtagtgggtaaagtcattgcctgtgacactggcatcccgtatggacaccagttccaatCCAGTATCCATGCTAATGGCtaatggaaaagcaatggaagatggcccaagtacttgggtccctgccacccaagtcaAGTATAAGACCcggaatgaagttcctggctttggcctggcctaatagGCCACTGTGCCCACCTGGAGagtaaacaaatggatggaagactgacttttCTCTCTGGGTAAATCTAAGTTTAAGATCTGGATGAATcttctggttctggcctggcccaacccaggctgttgtggccatctgaagaatgaaccaatgaactgaagacctctatctctctctctctgtaactatgactttcaaataaataatctttaaaaagagagaaagtcatGAAATACTTAATTTGTCGAAATATACTGAGAGGAAATATAAATAACTGTGGAGAGATGGGGTAGAAAACTAGACAGATAAATATTGATACATATTAACTCCAGGGGAAAAAATTAAACTGTACAGGAAAGGAAAAGTAAGCAGAATATATTCCACGGCTCAGTAGTGAACACTTTTAACCTAATGATGATATTGCACACACTGAATATTATTCTAACCAAAATTATGAAGGGAAAATGTCAGGACAAGAGGGACCTGTATGTGCCAAGGCAGCCAGGAGATAAGCAGAATCCATTTTTGGGTGAAAAAGGGAGCTAAACCTGACTGCACAGTGGGAAATTAACAGAGAATGCCTCTAAGGAAAAAATCAAGAAGTAGCTCATGGAGCATTTTAATTTAGATGCATAATAATCAAGCAAATGAGAGGAAAGACTTCAAAATGGGCTGCTGTGAGGAACAGGACTCTGAAGACTGCTGGGAGTGCAAGAATTGCCCTTTTAATGGTAAGAGTCCACACATTTTGATTGTTTAAAGACATGCATGTGTAACCTTTCATTGAATAAGcattgaaataaaaacatacatatacTCATGCACACATGCAGTTCCAGAAAGAATcaattttatctgttttatttttctttgaagtctTAAAGGGAGAACATGGCATGTGTAAGGGACTTCAAACACAGCAGAACCCAGAACGTAAAAGGGAGAATAGCAATAAACACTGGAGATCCAGGCAAATTCTACTTCTTGGGAATTAACAGATGCCCTACAATGATGACTGTTTTGGGacaatcagggaaattcaaatagaaCCTAGGTATGATAATGGTCACTACTGTATTATATCAAAAAaggtcatttttaaagattttgatatGTTTAAGGAGCTATATAACTAAAGAAAATCACAATTTCtataatttactttaaatatccttcaaacagaaaatatgttataaaattttaataaatgtaaaatctgGGTGATGAATATGAGTGTttaatcatattatttttattgttcagtACATTTGGAAATTCTTACAATAAGAAGTCaacaaaattactttttaaaattactatgcAAAAAGGAATGAGTTCAATTCCACAAGACTACATTTACATGGGAAAGGCTGAAGGGTAGACCAGAAACACTCCACAGTTGTCTTACCATATCCTGCCATGGAAGCACCATTCTCGACATCCACCACGTTCTTATTTTCTTCTGCCAGAGCTTTAACGTATCTTTTGCTCAAGTCTAGTATTTGTTCACGTAACTTGACACTGCTCTGATGTCTGGGCTGTTGAAAAGTATAGTGCAGTAACATCAAGCCCCAAATGAGTCCAAATATAAGCAACAGTAAACTTAATTTCTGGGACATATTTTTCCTTGATATTGTAAAAAACATTTCTGATGAAGCAGACTTGATTGAAAAGTGGGAACTGAagacaagaaaaaggaaagaaagaagaaaaaaatttcctctaATATTGTATATTCTTCATCTTCAGCAAGGTTGTCTCCACTCTATTAACTCTGTAAAACTGAGAAGAAAAAGGCAATTACTCTCAACCCACATCAGAGACAGAATAGAcaaggacaaagaaaaaaattctatatttttgATTTGGAATTATATCATCTTCTTTGACAATCTTCTCTTCCACCAAGAAAAAATTGACTTACTGATTCATCTTTTATTAGTTTCTGGTCTTTTCTCAGTTTCATTTATATATCTTTTCAAAATTTAAGCTAGAAATAAGtgtcaatttataaaaaaatatctgaaaaaaatgcCACCATTGTCAAAAAAACTCTAAATGAtttcttctcattatttctaactAAAACCATGGACAAAGGAGATCCGAGTCTATTCAAATATAAGTCACATCACCAACTTAAATGCCCAGGAgctattcttcctcctcctcaaaaTGAAAGTTAGACACGAGGAAAGAtgaaacattttggaaaatgagAATGCCAGGAGGAGTTactgaaggggctggtgttgtagcagattaagccaccacttgaggcAACAGCATCCCCTgttagagccccagctgctctacttcccatccagctccctcctaatgcacttgggaagacagtggaagatggtcaatgtagttgggtccctgccacccatgtgggagaccaggacagagctcctcgttcctgcctttggtctggcccagcctcagctgttgcaagcatttggggagtgaaccagtggatgaaagatatatctctgttactatgcctttcaaagaaataaaatacatcttagaaacaaacaaacaaagaattcGTATCATACAGATGGTGTGTGTCAACAtttgaaaatgtcattaaaaGCTACTACTACTGGGAATGAGATAACTTTATGGTTTAACCTAAGACAAAAAATAGGTTATAATCTCTAATAAAGTATGCCACATATACATATGAATCGTTATAATTTAATGACAATTGAAGAGGTTagaatatttttctgtatttccaaatttataattctgtattttaaattacAAGGTTATATATCTGTACAATTCAGgggaaaactgaaaaattaaacttcaaaaaattttaaaaagataaagatgaggccggcgctgcggctcaataggctaaacctccgccttgcagcgctggcacaccggattctagtcccggttggggcactggattctgtcccggttgcccctcttccaggccagctctctgctgtggcccgggagtgcagtggaggatggcccaagtgcttaggctctgcACTCcaggggagaccaagagaagcacctggctcctgccttcggatcagcgcggtgcaccggccgcagcgtgctgtccgcagcagccattggagggtgaaccaacggcaaagggaggacctttctctctgtctttctctctctcactgtccactctgcctgtaaaaaaaaaaaaaaaaaaaaaaaaagaaagaaaagaaaaagaaaaagataaagatgaTAATTATGGAATCTAGAAAGAGCTGAAGAGAGATCATGTCTATGAATCAAAGTGCCCAGTAAAGAACATTCTTTGATTACATCAAACAAAGTGAAATCCTTtctcttcttaatttttatttatttcagagggagaGGACATGACTGAAAATAGTGCAGCATAAAGGTAacaattcaggggccagcactgtggtgtagtgggtaaagccgccgcctgcagtgctggcatcccacttcagatccagctctctgctctggcctgggaaagcaatagaagatggcccaagtccttgggaccctgtacccacgtgggagacccagaagaggctcctggctcctggtttcagatcagtgcagttccagcctttgtggccaactggggagtgaaccatcggatggaagacctctctctctctctctgtgtaactgacttttaaataaaataaataaatcttaaaaaaaaaaaaaaagaaaaagaaaactcccaCTCTGTTGTTCAGCTACTCCCCAGTCCCTGATGCACCTCCACTAAACGCTGGGGCTCTGAGATTTGAACATCACTCACACACTGTTGTTGAAGTATACATATTCTACCAAACCTTATGATTAGTATGAAGACATCATTAGCTGGGTATATTATTTACTGTAACAGAATAGTTGCATTAAAAACTAGCAATTGACTCCTCAAATTTCCTTCTAGATTTGCTTATTTCCTTAGTTATCATACTCAGAATAAACCCTTTTAGTTATTTAAGAAAACAATACCACTAATAAATAATCCATATTAGATTACTAAATTTTGCTTTATTAGCAAAATCAGGTAAGCATAtcctaatatattttctttttaattttggctatttgagaggtggagctaGAAACAAgcccctatctgctggttcacactctcTCGCCTCCAAATTTCTGCAACATCCAAGGTTCGGccagggcaggaaccaggaggaacacaatccaggtctcccattaggaagccaggaatccaactaTCTGAACCATCacacactgcctctcaggatctgcatcagcaggaagctggagtcaggagtcaagagccagagccaggagataaACCCAGACCTCTGATGTTAGGATGCTGCCATCCTAACTGCTAGACTGAATGCCCACTCCCTAACACATTTTCCCTGAGAGTCTACATGCAATTTGAGTTCAGAAAATGGAAATTGTAGATTTCCAAGCAAAAccttttacaggtttttttttttttttacatatttaaatttattcttccTTCATATATCTTTACTGGCCCCTCCATCTCAAGTACGACCTGTGTGTTGTACCACCTATCCCAGCACCCAGAGGAAGAAGGATCGGCTGGGACTGTCCTGAAGCAGTCACAACTGGCTTGGTTCTAAGGTTGGCATGACAACAAAGCCAGCAAAGTGACATCACTGGAGAATAGAGGTCACAGAATCCAAAGTATTTTGGCAGATAAAGGTTAAAACGACAGCTTAGAAAGTTCTAATgccatatatattcatatttctaatactgtgtgtatttgtgtacttCCAAGACCAAAAGGAAGAACCTTAAAACCAGGGGTGAAGAAGGTACTGATGGAACAAGAACACAAGCCTCAGCCATCTTAAGGGcttgttacccctgccttctttcaagagaccagttcagtctcacaccctgtactgttccccaccccaccccctgcattcttcctcAGGTTCGGAAGCAGGTGGCCCAAACCTGAAGAaccagtatggagaagctcatctctacctactgccccccaccctcacccctagcCCAGCTAAGATATAAGAAGGCCAGGCCTGCTGGGGTCGGGGCCTCTGCCATGTGTGCAGTCTGTGAACATGATGGCAGTTCGTCGacctctgcagatttattttctctgaataaattcagtctggctgtgagtttgtattgtctctcttctctgttccATGCCTCTTTTTCTGACATtctggtgccctgtgtgaggcaGGAGTGAAGAACTGGCATCTTGCCCAAACCAGCCACTCCTGCATTCTCTGGGTAAGAGCGGTGATcccccacccttcctctgaactttCTTCTCCTGAACTTCTACTTTTTATTGTGCCCTGTGTGAGCGGCACCAAATCTGCCCTCTTTTTCTTACAGGTACTTCACTTATAGGACAGCCAACCACCATTGCCACAATCATTTCCTGTACAGAAGATACTGTGAGTACCTATGTACATTAATTCATTTTATCCTTACAATCCCATGCTAATAATATGCTATCTCttaacaggtgagaaaactgaggcaaagcaacaggttaaagccctggcctgaagtgccggcatcccatgagggcaccggtttgagtcccagctgctccacttccaatccagttctctgcaatggcctgggaaagcagctgaagatgacccaaggccttgggcccctgcacctgcgtggcggcagacccggaagaagctcctggctttagatcagcccagctccggcggttgcagccatttgaggagtgaaccagcagatggaaaatctctctgcctctgcctctctgtaactctacctttcaaacaaataaataaatctttctaaaagatatatatatagagagagagaggtttgctTTTGGGAACAGCAAAGAGATGAGAAGTCAGGAGCACTTAATCCCACTTCTACAGCAAGGAATTCCAAAAGGACAGCAAGGATAAAGTGGGTATGGAAGAAAGTACACCCTGGGGCCCTCTCCAAGTTAAACAATGGCGCAAAGACAGCTGATGCCTGACAAAGGGCGGAGCAGTTCAAAAGCCCAGGAGAATTCTGTGATGCAACCCAAGAAGGCCTGCAAACTGTTCTAATGGTTCATTTCCACAAGCAATTCCAAGCAAGGCCAGGAGAAGTAActaagatcacacacacacacacacacacatatacacacatacacagagggagggtgggagggagggagggaaggaggggagagagagagagagagagagagagagagagagaaagggagggagagatcttccatccgctggttcactccccaggtggctacgactgccagggctaagccaggcccaagccaggagccaggagtttcatccaggtttcccacatgggtggtaggggtccaagcacttgggccatctcttgctggtttcccaggtgtgttagcagggatttggatcagaagtggagaaactgggactcgaacctacaTCCATAgtggatgatggcatcacaggcagcagctttaccgttaagtcacaaccctggccccagcaTAGTCCTTATTATAGAGTCCCTCTCCATCAAAACTGACTACAACTTTTAATCTTAACTTCTAGACCATTACATTGTCTACTaatcacttaaaaataataaataaaacctcaAATTCACCATAACAACTGTAGAGTTTTTAaggcaaaaaa
It includes:
- the CCDC126 gene encoding coiled-coil domain-containing protein 126; amino-acid sequence: MFFTISRKNMSQKLSLLLLIFGLIWGLMLLHYTFQQPRHQSSVKLREQILDLSKRYVKALAEENKNVVDVENGASMAGYADLKRTIAVLLDDILQRLVKLENKVDYIVVNGSATNTTNGAGGNLVPVTSNKRVNASGSVR